From Rudanella lutea DSM 19387, a single genomic window includes:
- a CDS encoding ring-cleaving dioxygenase, which yields MSTLINGLHHVTTIAGDAQRNVDFYTDILGLRLVKKTINFDAPDVYHLYYGDETGSPGTILTFFPYGRIPRGRKGAGQLTYTAFSVPTASLSYWIDRLNTYSIAFAGPYKRFNETYIRFDDFDGMGIELVANDEDLRTGWATGPVPAQFAIRGFHTVTLNETNPDATIKLLTESMDHRLVAEEAGRFRFVAGPGAAGTGGSGSFVDVQHAAGELRGAQGAGSVHHVAFATDNHQTQVAIRERLIDNGFMPTEILDRNYFKSIYYREPGGVLFEIATNPPGFAIDEPVASLGRELKLPEWYEPRRAQIEAGLPPISVK from the coding sequence ATGAGCACCTTAATCAACGGCCTCCATCACGTAACGACCATTGCGGGCGACGCCCAACGCAACGTCGATTTCTACACGGATATTCTTGGGCTTCGGCTGGTCAAGAAAACGATCAACTTCGATGCCCCCGACGTGTACCACCTGTACTACGGCGACGAAACCGGCTCACCCGGAACGATCCTGACCTTTTTTCCGTACGGACGTATCCCGCGGGGGCGTAAAGGGGCTGGGCAGTTGACCTACACGGCGTTTTCGGTGCCGACGGCTTCGCTGAGCTACTGGATCGACCGGCTCAACACCTACTCGATTGCCTTTGCCGGCCCGTACAAACGGTTCAACGAAACGTACATTCGGTTCGATGACTTCGACGGAATGGGCATTGAACTGGTAGCTAATGACGAGGATCTTCGTACTGGTTGGGCTACCGGCCCTGTACCGGCTCAGTTTGCCATTCGGGGTTTTCATACGGTGACCTTGAACGAAACCAACCCCGATGCCACCATCAAACTGCTTACCGAAAGCATGGACCATCGGCTGGTGGCTGAGGAGGCCGGGCGATTCCGGTTTGTAGCGGGGCCGGGCGCGGCCGGTACAGGCGGGTCAGGGAGTTTTGTCGATGTGCAGCACGCGGCTGGCGAGTTGCGCGGGGCGCAGGGAGCGGGGTCAGTGCACCACGTGGCCTTTGCCACCGACAACCACCAAACGCAGGTGGCTATCCGGGAGCGGCTTATTGACAACGGTTTCATGCCGACCGAGATTCTGGACCGGAATTATTTCAAGAGTATCTACTACCGTGAGCCGGGTGGGGTATTGTTTGAAATTGCGACCAACCCGCCGGGCTTTGCTATCGACGAACCTGTAGCTTCACTCGGCCGCGAACTCAAATTACCCGAGTGGTATGAGCCGCGCCGGGCACAGATCGAAGCCGGTTTACCCCCAATTTCGGTTAAGTAA